The following DNA comes from Lynx canadensis isolate LIC74 chromosome C2, mLynCan4.pri.v2, whole genome shotgun sequence.
CTCGGCCGCGATCGCCAGCAGGAGAAAATGTAGATGAGCACTATCCAAAGGACCATGACATGAAAATGGAGGTATGCCCCTGGGAGTGGTGCCCCAAACCCGAAAACCACACTCAGCTGGGCAACTAGTTTCACAAGGATTGTTTGGTGGTGGAAGGGTGATTACATTTTACTTGCATTCTCCCATTACAGAACTTGTTTATCTCTACCCCAAActtgtggagaaaaaaaacaaaacaaaaaacaacattgGATTATAATTGATACATTCCAGAAGTTTCTTCTGGATACTCTAAAACTATTAATGAAAAGGTTTGACAGTCCGTAACATTTTTTTACTGGACAGGAATTTAATACTTCCAATTTTATGTGTTTCTAAATTCCAGTTTCCTTGAATGTTGTGGCTTAAAATCAGATTTGTTTTGGTCCCATTAGAAGGAGCATCTTTAACCCCAATTCATTCATTGTTTCTGTCTCTGATACAAAATGGGAATTCTGTTTTGATCAtaacacatattttcatttaaattaacaaCTTTATCTCTCAAATGTTgcggaattttttttttcaacaaattataATACTGTGAGTATGACTTTTATCATTTTCTGCCGGTTTCTGGTGTTTTGGACATCATTCCAGATACTTAAAGAAGTTTtcaaggcagaaaacatgaaggtGGTGATGAGAAAGAGTAGAAAATGGTGAGAGATTGTGACAGTTCCTTAAAATCAAGCTTCAAATTGGTTCTGTGGGAGTTTAagcataatgaaaatattatggtatttttaaaactgtggttATCCTTGTAAAGACCTGATGTTAGAATTGCATGTGTGAATTCATAGTTTGTGCTCTTAAGATTTGGTGCTCAAATGGtgcaggaattaaaaaaaaaaaaaatcatttccttaatGTAAACACCATTGTTTCCGAATTTAACCACAGTAGAAGTTTAAAGGCTAAAAACTAAAGTTACTGTACCTGTTGATGCTTCATCtatgtttctgctttttcttttctattcttagaTGTCCAGGTATCTTGTATCTTGGGTATACTTAGATTTTTCTAAGTACAGTTGGTGAGCATGTGACTGGAAATAGCCCAAAGGAGGGACGTTATGgccaatttgatttttaattaggAAGTTTGTGTGCTTTTTCCTTCAAGTATCATGGaagttaaatctttttttttatcatgaggaTAAAGAATGTGACTTTGTAAAAACAGTGAATGTCTTAAAACTTCTCTTTTTTGGGAAAAGTAGATACTAGGGAGAGAAAAGACATAGGATGGTTAAAAAATCATTGTCATATTTTAGCTTTAGTTCGTAATGAACTACAAAATTTACAGTGCAACTTTCTTTCTCTGGCAATTATCAGGAACAGACTATTATGGCGCATATGGGCATTGACTCAGGAACTACTAATATTTTTGATGAAGTAGACAAGAATGACTTTAAAACTGACTTTGGTTCGGAGTTTCCAGTAGGTTCAACCTTCAAATTCTTATTGACTATTAACCCCTCCTCCCCGCCTGCACCCCAGCTTGTCTCCATCCTTCGTTCCTTGACCCATGTCCTGGAATGACCTGTGTACTTGTGATGTAAATGTGCTCATTCCATACTCCTTTCTAGTGTACAGTTACTCATCTTGTGATTGTCTCATTTCAGCTCATTCATAGTTTTGGTTGCATCGCCTCCTTTGTGAATTATAACATTCTGTCCTCCTGGCtgactgtcttttctcttttgttcattttgagaccATTGTATCTGAGGAATACATGAAGATAGTAGTTTCATCGTGACAGTCCTTGTTGACTTGCTATGTATGTGTTCAGTTTCTAAATAATAGCTTTCCTAGCTCTGGACTTGTTATACTTCTTCAACCATATCTCAGTATGGTTATAGTATTTTCTTCCTCATGGATCCAAATGAAGTCCTTTATAAAAAATCATACTGTTTGGGGTATATACTAAAAGCTTTATtattcattagtttattttttaaacttatttattttgagagagagagagtgtgtgtgcacacaagtgagagactgagggaggagcagagagagaaggtgagagagagagaatcccaagcaggctcagctctgagccaagtctgatgtgggacttgaactcaccaactgtgggatcatgacctgaggtgaaatcaagattcagacacttaaccataaccaactgagccaccgaggcgccccactGTTATTCATTAGTGttgttaattatttctttgtgtaCGTTTTTGTGGGAGATTTACCCTTATGAGGAAACATTTAACCTTGAAGTCCAATGTTAACTCTGGCCCTCTGGAGAGTGCAGCTCTGAACAGTTCTTACATGTGTGTGGTTGTCactttcttatctgcaaaatggggcatGATGTTGATGGTCTCCTTTGGATCTGAATACGAGTTTTGTGGAAATTAAcaaaacttatttatatattttcttagtgtttaaataaggaaaagataGTGTATGAATGTCGTGTGTGTGAAGTTCTGGCATGTAGCGCTGTGTTGTGCTGCTGTCTTTCATTTACAATCTCCAACATTTGTTTTACATGACTTAGATTTTTTCTCCCATGCCTGGAGAATCCTGTGAGAATGCCAACCCTTCCTTGGGCAGAAGAATGTCGGTTAATGGTGAGAAGTTGCTTAAGAGAGAAAAACCCAGGGAGTTGATTTTTCCATCTAATTATGACCTTCTGCGGCACCTGCAGTATGCAACACATTTCCCCATACCTCTGGTAAGTCATTGCTTCCATCAGTTGGCACCCTGATTGTTCCATTATGGGATCATTAGCCATtgattattccattgtgtgcctCCATAACACATATGAAAGGAGGTGAGTTTTTGCATTTACTGCTTCTTTCGTTATAATTACAATTGTATAGCACACATACGGATGTAGTTTAAATTTGTGATGTGATACTACTAGCTAGCTAGATTTAATGGAATTTTCTAGGTTACTATCCTTTTATCAAGAGCATTTGAGTCACTGTAAATGATGTCTAAatgtgttttcctattttttgaaACTTCATTTACTAGTAGTTCTTATGTGCGTTGTATTGTGCTAGGTACTTGTGGTATTATACAGATGAATGAGAATTGGGGGCATaggaaagatgaataagataGGAGGGAGACACATATAAAATGATCAACACTAAAATGAGTGCAGTGATTGAGTGAAACCACATGTGCCCTCTGGAAGATAAACCATTTGACATTCTTGGGTCTCTTCCACTCTCAGAGAATAAGTAttaaaggggagagagaacatcCGATTGAGAAATGGGTTAAGGCTTCATAGAAGAGGTTGTATATGACATGGACTTGGGTTTTGATCTGTTGAATTTAAGAATTGATAGCATATGAGAAATACTTGGGAAATTTAGTGTTGGACTCAGAACTTGTGATTTGCATTTTGCTGAAGGGGAACAACATCGGTTTCTTGATATTCATAAAAATTGGGCCCAAATCTAAATGTGTTTATATTCTTAAATTACTGTTTTTTCTCCTGGAATTTTAAGTGAAATGTTAATGAGTCATTCTTTCATTGAGcactaataatataataataattattattattttaacaagtGTAATTTTGAGGAATGTATACTGTTAGCTTCTGGATACCTTTGAGGAATTTTGATCTgcaaactaaacattttttttttttaagtttattttgagagagagagagagagagacaccacatGTGTAAGtcggggagcggcagagagaaagagagagagagaatcccaagcaggctctgcattgtcagcacagagcctgatgcaaagctTGAGCTCAGGAatttcgagatcatgacctgagccaaagttggatgcttaaccaactgagccacccaggcacccctaaatagtttaatttttaatttttgttgttattttggaaCTTTCAAAATCACTAcacctatatatatttttattacaatttttctGTCCAGAGCTATGTCAAAAGTTGCCACAATTCTTTCTTGCACATCACTGGCTGAATACATTTTTTAGCTGTTACCTGTATACATCACTCATTTTCAACATAATGGAATAATCTCACTGTTCATTTAGAACAATAGAAGGGGTGGCCTGATAGTTTAGAGATGTGTCCTGAAGAGTTTATGGATGAACTATTACAGTGcctggaatttgctttaaaaatagttGGGAGTCAAGGCAGTATATGGAAGTCTGGAGTTTGGTTAACCGTTAATgcaccaatgttaatttcctacTTTTGGCAAATGTGTCATGGTTACATGAGGCATTAACGTTAGGGCGAACTGCATGAAAGGTATATGGGAACTTTCTGTACCATCTGTCTACCTTTTCTATAAATCTTAAAGTATTCCAAactaaaaagttaatttaaatataaGGGCGAGGGGTAATAGAGCAGATAtgacaaaatgatgaaaatggcTGAAACTAGTtgaagattctgtttctctcttgggTAAGTGGAGCTTTGCTGGCCTTCCTCTTCCTTGCATCTGGGCATGCAGTACACTACCCAAACATGGACATCTTTATTCTGTTGTTCATGTAATCCTTGGCTGCACAGTCATTCCCACCATGTAACATTCTAAAGACTGTCCACTTCCTTAGAGGAAGGAGCATGAATGATTTCCAGTGATTACGTCTCTCATGATGGATTATGATAGAATTCAATTGTAATGCATTCATACAAGAACTGCTAGAAAATTGATATCATTGGATACAGTTTATTAATAGCTTTCCATCACCAGTTGCCCTAGACTTCCCTTTACTgtgtcatttataataaaatattagtaaggGGAAAATGAACATATATGCTAATATGAGATTGACATTAGGAATGCTGTACAGAGTCTGGTTCTCTTAATAAAAAGGGAAAGTTTGACTAACTTATTATGCATGTGAGGAAAATATAAGAatgtgctggggaaaaaaaaattgtgtgcctcctccctccagcccccgaTCTTGAAGATGTGGCCCTAGTGAGTGACGACTAAGGAGAGAAGACTACTAGGGCCTTGAGTAAAAGATTCAGGAAAAGAATCTAGTAGTTGTATGTAGGACTATATGAATGATGTCTTGATCTGCCATCACCATTCTACCAGCCTGTAACATAATTGTGTCCTTTACACCTTATGTCAGATAGGTGGAATATTGAAATTGTACACAGCTAACTAGAATTTGTAGAATTTGTCCAGCACTTACCATGTTAGAAGGGTAACAGACATTTTCTtttgtgcattttctcatttattattctCTTCAAAATCCGGGAATATTGAAATTGTACACAGGAATTGTCTTGGGTTCAAGCTTCAGAAAATAATTCCTCTCAATTCGGTACTAAAAATAGCCCCGGAATGAAACCTGTTTTGTTAGCTTCCAGGaacaccatttctttctttctttttttgtttttgtttttaacataaatggGAAAGTTTATTAAAGCGAAAGTACACTTTTGAGATGTGAGAGTGGGcgagctctctgtctctcgagAGTGCTGCCAGGAACACCATTTATTAATCACCGCAGCTAGTACAAATGTATTACCAATTGTTGTAAAAGTTGGGCTTTTGCtcttgaaatgagaaaaaaaaccccacatagtCTCAAGTCTGGTTATCTAAACTTTTCAATCTTCTTTTtcctaaatcttttatttaatacCATCTATTGAATTCTTTCTGCATTACTTGCAGTCTAGAGAATTTGATCTAAGGATTGTGACCCTGAGAGCTAGAGTCACCCATTCTTTAAACTGTTGGCCCCACGTGAGGTCAGTCTCAGACATGGCACCAGTCAGCCCAGCACGTGTTGTGTTCATAAGAAGGCCTTGCTATGTGGATCTGGCATGTCTATTTTAAGGCCATTTGACTAGTGCTGTTTTTCCGTACCTTTGATGTGAGTTTCTAGTTCCAAAACAGTAGTTTCAGCAGTTAGTATAGTTTAACACCGTGCTTGGAAATGTTGTAGGGTAATATTTCATGTtactacaaaatgaaaaaaagaagtcactgaAGTTGTCATCGCTAACATTAGAAAATCTTTATAATCTATGAGAAAATGAGTATATATAGTACATCGAAAACTCTCCATGTATTTTCAAGCCTTTTTCGAAATAAACAGTTTTAGTTATTGTTTTAGAAAAACCATTAGATCTTAAAAATTGGAGTAGTGAGCTAGATGATGGACTAAAAATAAATCAGGACAAGTGGTTTCATGTAAAGATCAGCTGGATTTTATTTAGTATGATCTAAATGGTTTTAAATCGTGTTGCCAAAGGGCTTTCTGGCATCTTACATGGAGATCATTTTGCATATTTCTATCAAGAAGTCAGTTCCCAATATTCAAATGAATACTTCATGAATGACTCTTAGTCTGTGTCATAAAACTTCTTTAGGTTTCAAGGATAATGCAAGGTGTTGTGTTGGTTCAGCAGtactttttaggttttttgttttgtttttgtatgaaCGTGGTTTAAGCACCACAAGGGTGCTGCTCGATTTACATTTAGAAACAGTTTCTGAGTAAAGCAGGCCacatatggtaactgtcttttACTTAGgctatcttttctctttcccagtaCTTACTGTCACTGAGACAGGAAGTGATAGCATGAAAAATCCCATATTTTATGCACTGCTCTCAccacttgatttttcttttggagtCTTGGTCTCCTTATGTGAAGCAAAAGTCTTGGTGACTTTTAGGCGGAATGCTTTTGAGAGATGGTAGTACAGGATAGGATCAAAACACAGGTTCGACACTGCCAGGAGCAGCGTGGCCTCTTTGGCTTTGAAGAGTGAAATCCTGGTTGGGCAGTCAGATATTACTTCTGTCTGGCTGAGGGTGTATGGGATTCGGACAATGTGATATGGAACAAAGCATATGATGTAGCCTGTAGTCACTAAAAGTATGTTGATGAGGGCCCTTTTCACATATAGATAattttcattatctttgtttCTGTAGAGTTGTCGAATTACAAGGCAGTTAGATATTAAAATGATggctgagaaatttaaaaatattgctacaCATATGAAATTGGTCAACAAATGCCAGTTTCTTCCAAACTCCTTTTTGAATTCCATGCATCCCACATTTGGCTTCTCCTCGATGTCTTTGATGGGAATTATCATGTTGGGCACCATTATAAGAAGGACCATTAGCCACACCACGGTCGATATCATTTTGGCAAATCCAGGTTCTTGTATCCGATAAATCTTAGAGCTGTACGTCAACTGAAGACAACGATCAATACTGACAAATGCTAAGAAGATAATTGATAAGTACATATTAATGTAGATGAGGCAGGCTGTCACTTGGCAGTGAAATATCTTCAGCTTCCAGGGTGCCACACCCAAGTCAACAACGATTTTCACTGGTAATGCCAGAGTGAGCAGGAAATCAGCTGTAAGCAAGTTAATTAAGTATATGCTTACACACCTGTGATTTGTGTTGTTCTGTATGAAAGCCCAGGTTGCAAAACCACTTCCGATAATTCCaacaagaaaaactaaataaaaaaaataggtgaacgGCTCCAGACCTGTGTAAACTGGGCAGAAGAGAGAACTGTTTGTCATCTTGAGGGAAAGGAAGGAtgactcttcaaaaaaaaaaaaaaaaaatccgaagaatctgtttaaaaaaatggcagGGACGTTAGTAATTAAAATTAGCGACTATTTTCTGTTAAAACATCTATATTCACAATGCTAGGTTacaatttttctaattcttatagGAAATTTTATTGGTGAACTTACTAGATTGTGTGGACTGGTGGGAACATCTGAGATTATGAGGAAGCCTGGGTTTTCCATGGTGTGATTTCATGATTTTGGAATTCCCATGTATGTTTGTTTGCTTCTAGAAGGGATTTTCGttaagaagttatttttatttattttcataaagagaCTAatgatttaagtttattttcagaaagcaaGTGAGCGTGAGTGACTgggagcacaagcaagggaggggcagagagagggataaagagagaatcccaagcaggctctgcattgtctgTATGGAGCCctgtgaggtgggggtggtgggctacaactcatgaactgcgagatcatgacctgagccgaaatacaGAGTCagtctcttaactgactgagctgcccaggcatcccttaagattttatttttgagtaacttcgacacccaacatggggctcaaactcacaaccctgagatcaagagttgttcACTTTACCAATCAAGCCggtcaggtgcccctagaagggATATTTTTGACATCACACTTTTGTATTCAGGTAGTTCTTTTGCTGCCAGTTGTGTTGGAAGTTAGTTTGCAGAGGAGGTAAGTGAACTGAAAttctgagaaacaaagaaaggaaatgaaggtaACATTGTTTGGTTGTGGCTGAGCCTGGAGAGGTTTCACTGAGCTTCCTGGCCTGCTTTTTTTTTCGTAAATTGACAAGAGCTCTTCATGCTGGAGGAATGTAGGCTGAGAGGGGAAGTAATGGGTGACAGAAAATTGTACTGAAATTTAGAGGGAGTAGGCCCTTCATTGTGTCATCTACTAGAACATTTTCACAGTCaaaattgcatttcatttttctttttagcagaaAGAGTTGAAGGGTTAGAGTCTGGTCTTGATgcttattccttccttttccctcactCAGTTTCCTAATGACATAGACCTTGTGATGTCCACTGTGTAGCCACATGGgactattgagcacttgaaacgtGGCCATTTCAGATTGACACGTGCTGTGAATGCAAAATACACACTGGGTTTTAAAGATGTTTTAGGAGATATTATAAAAAACATTACAAGTAGTAAAATTTCACTATTGTATACAAATAGTACAGTTAATAAaatctcaatatttttatattcagcaTATGTTGAGATGGTATTTTTGATGTATTAGGTTaagtatgttattaaaattaatttctcctgtttatttttgtttttgtaatgcaGGTATTAGATCATTCTAAAGTATCTTTTCTGGTTTGTGTCCTAGTTCTATTAAACCGTGCTTGTATGGATGTTTCTGTGtcagtgctttttttaaaaaaatatttttaatgtttgtttattcttgagacagagcatgagcggatgagaggcagagagagagggagacacagaatcagaagcaggctccaggctccaggctctgagctgtcagcatagagcctgatatagggctcgaactcatggactgcaagatcatgacctgagcagaagtcagatgcttaacctattaagccatccaggcacccgtcTGTCAGTATTTTTGAGAAATTAGACCATGGATGTATTTTAAAGGCTTCTAGAACAAGAATATATGATCATTGGTTACAAAATTTTCAAGGAGAAGCTCAGTTATGTTAGCATGAAAACATCTATCATActtgagtgttttcttttttctttcattgtaggGTTTGAAAAGTGTAGGACATGTTCTTAGGACCGTTGTGATTGACACTGATAATGCTGAAATCATGACGTATTCCCTCCACATTCCTGGAGGGAATTGTTCCTCCTCCTGGAACAATTGGAGGTTGATAAGTGCAAGTTAAACCATTTGGGCTTCATTTACTCCCTCTGACCTGATCGAAATTAATGCTCTTAGTGCCATAGGTACATCTCTCTAGTGCTGATTCTGGTGTGCATGCTCCTCATACATAGTAAACACCTGCCTTTTGTTTCAAAGACCAGAAGATTTTGTgttttagcagaaaaaaaaaagatacacaacttcttaaaaatagcaaataataagTACAGTGGCTAAAAAGTCCAAATAAGCCCATTCTCTGAAACCtccatttaaaagtaaaacaacagaGGTGccggggaggctcagtcagttgggcatccaactcttgattttggctcaggtcattatcttatggtttgtgagattgagccccacattggactctgacagcatggagcctgcttggaattctctccctcaaaaaaaaaaaaaaaaaaaggtaaaaaaacaaaaatttttgaaGTCTTTCTGATCCTTAATTCTCCTAATTATTTAATGATCCACTGTGTACATCTTGGGATGAAACAATCTACAAGCAGACTGACAAGGCAGATAGATGTATATGAAActttataaaatgtcatttaaaaggGTACGtgtccttcttcttttcctactTGCCATAGGACTTCAGAGTTCATGGATAATTCATTCTGTACTAAACTCAGTGAAAATAATTGAGTACTTACTTGTGTCTGGTACTGAGCTAAGTATTTTACCTTTCATCATTCCTGTCATGTTGGTGttattatccctactttacaTATGAGAATACTGAGGCACAACAAGGTCAAGTAACACCCAGGGTTATATAGCTGTTAAATTATAGACCCAGGATTCTAACTCAGAAGTCTGatctcacgatctcgcggtccgtgagttcgagccccgcgtcaggctctgggctgatggctcagagcctggagcctgtttccgattctgtgtctccctctctctctgcccctcccccgttcatgctctgtctctctctgtcccaaaaataaataaaaacgttgaaaaaaaaaaagaagtctgatcTCAGAAGCTATGTTCAAAACTACTCTAGAACTCTCAATAAGAGTAATGATGATGctagtgatgatgataatgactaTTATTATCGAGCCAGCCTTACTAAGTGCTTACTATGTGGCAGGAACTCTATTTTAAGCAATTTTCAtataaaagagcagaaataaaatatcgTTCTTAACTTTTTCCCTGAATACTAATAAAGGAAATTTAGACTTTAAgtattttgatgtttctttttactatatatacatacacacacacacaccatatatatacacacacactatatttatatttatacttaaaaaacaaacctacattctatattttaaatctaaACCTCCCTTACTTTCAAATTTCCTATGACCTAGCTGCTTCAAGCCATCCCTACAGTCTTTATCCCAATTCTCTAGATGTGTGGGATCGCTACTCTGTGACCtgctccttcttgcctttgtacTTTTAGTTGTGATAAAATTTGGGGGATCATAGGACTTTAAGGATGGAGGGAACCTTTAATGATAGCGTCTAGTCCAAGTCCCAGATCAGTTGAGGACACTGAGTTCTGACACTTGGGTATTGCTCAGGGTTTTCCAGCTTGTGAGAACAGGCTAGAATCTGACCATGTTGCTCATATTCTAGGCTTTCTGCCCTTATCCTTGCTATGTCCAAATCCTTCCTACCTTAAAATGCCTGGAGTAAGTTCTTCATGTCTGCAGTCTCCTACAGGCTTCACTGGCTTCTTAGGactctgatatttcttttttaattttatttttttaaatttacatccaaattagcatatagtgcaacaatgatttcaggagtggattccttaatgccccttacccatttaagcccatcccccttcccacaacccctccagtaaccctctgtttgttctccatatttaagagtctcttctgttttgtccccatccctgtttttatattatttttgtttcccttcccttaggttcatctgttttgtctcttaaagtcctcatatgagtgaagtcatatgatatttgtctttctctgactaattttgcttagcataataccctccagttccatccatgtagttgcagatggcaaggaCTCTAATTTTTGATAGTAACCGTTTATTTGAACCTTGGCACTCTGAgcatcctttccttctctgggtcccaagctttgtctttgtctctgtctcccacctTTGCTCATTATTCCTTTACCGGGTGTTAGGATTTTGGCTTATGCTCTTGTATTTCAaatgttataacatttttttaaaaaaaaaattttttttaaagcgttCCTGTTGCTAATACGATTTATATAAAAAAgtttcatttcatagatgaatatattaatattctcTGTAACTAGAACTGGCCATCTACCCATACTGCCTAtgggtaatttatttaaaaataattagagtGTAACTATTTATTTGATGATGCTGGAGAATCACATGCTTTGTACTTGGTTTTCATGAACCTCAGTCTAGATTGCAGTGAAAAACACATGTTGTCATTTAAAAGTTTTGGTACATTGATTAGAGGTCTAATTATACTATAATAACATTCTGTGTTATTTATCACAAATTAGAAAACCAGGCGCTTGATAATTATTTCATAAACCAATTATTTACTCTGTGGAAATTTGAGGTATGCAGAGGTACTACAGCAAAGAAAAGATTTCAAGTGGCTCCTTTGTTTAGATAAAGTGCCCAttgcttagaaaataaataaactcattacattttttaaaaaatgaatgtcaCAATAGAACGTTCTTGAAATTACCTATTATAATGTTTGCGGAGGAAAGTCCTTTTAAGACCCGTTGTACCCTGTTGTAAAGCCTACAACATGGCGTTTGTCCATCATAAAATGTAATGTTGACTTACTGAATAGTTATGTTCACCTGTAGGTAAGTATTCAGTTTtgtataaattaaactttttttttttttttttttgagagggatgGCTGGGGTCATCAGATAGAGGAAAGTTCATAGCGAGAATCTATTTAGAGTTTAATAATGGGTGCCTTCTTACACAGCAGCCTTATTATATGTAGGCATTTCCAACTTACACGTTTTAAGCTTTGAAAATCATAGCTTCCCTTTCTACCAAAAGATACTTGAACATACCGAGTATTTAAAGAGACCTACCTGGGGGGATACTCTCTGAGCCACTGCAGGCTCCTTGCAGGTCTTCACAGAAGCATGAGCTTTTGGCCTGGCCTCAGCAGTAGCAGCTTCATTGCGCGAACGTTGGCTGTACtaaaaatttcctttccttttcgtGTGGTTTTAAAGTGTTGCATATTGACGTAGATGAAGCTGTGGTTTGTAAATAGTTTAACTCTATGAAAGTCTCCCAAAGAGGTTCTTGTCAATTTTGTGTATGCTTTCTGAAGCAATTCAGATTTGTGTATTCTGCTAGAGGAAAGATTTTTACTTGTCCATTGTAGTACctgtcagttttttgttttttttttcttaagcaccCAAGATGTGTTTTCCATCATAATGATATGAAAGAACATCACTTTTTGTGCCTTGAAAGGGGCTATAAGTTAAATATATTAGATCTTGAAGCCAAATTTCTGATACTCATCAGCCTTTGGAAGTTAATTGTAGTTGGGATTAAAACAATTGTAGTTGGGATTCTGCTGAGACATTTAttaataaacaacaaaaagatgtCATATGACATAGTCTGTTAaagttcatgttttattttttggtcattgtagaaaaatctggaaataaacagaagaagaaaattatatgcaCAGAGataattaatgttaaaatttttggTATGTAAATTGACACAAATTTTGgtacagatttaaaaattctatgtgtATGTACACCCATCTAATGCGTTATTATATTGTGCATACTGTTGtatggttta
Coding sequences within:
- the GPR171 gene encoding probable G-protein coupled receptor 171 — translated: MTNSSLFCPVYTGLEPFTYFFYLVFLVGIIGSGFATWAFIQNNTNHRCVSIYLINLLTADFLLTLALPVKIVVDLGVAPWKLKIFHCQVTACLIYINMYLSIIFLAFVSIDRCLQLTYSSKIYRIQEPGFAKMISTVVWLMVLLIMVPNMIIPIKDIEEKPNVGCMEFKKEFGRNWHLLTNFICVAIFLNFSAIILISNCLVIRQLYRNKDNENYLYVKRALINILLVTTGYIICFVPYHIVRIPYTLSQTEVISDCPTRISLFKAKEATLLLAVSNLCFDPILYYHLSKAFRLKVTKTFASHKETKTPKEKSSGESSA